One Candidatus Cardinium hertigii DNA window includes the following coding sequences:
- a CDS encoding phosphatase PAP2 family protein, translating to MNKNYSFTTLKENRLFFYLMGILLSIGAFPLILWDKISFFILIKQWHHPIMDRLAPYLSYVGDGITYGCIVLVAILVGASYSNICIMAGSFGLMSCVVQLLFKRGFCSHLLRPTACIPLHALHVVADVKLEKTLTFPSGHAATIFVLASLIQLLHNKHNNVLYTFSLLLLAILVSYSRIYLCQHFYTDIYAGACIGTGASLLVYVWVNQTNIHLYLGRLVYHFIYRK from the coding sequence ATGAATAAAAATTATTCATTTACAACCCTAAAAGAAAACAGACTGTTTTTTTACTTAATGGGTATTTTACTTTCCATTGGGGCATTTCCACTGATTTTATGGGACAAAATAAGTTTTTTTATACTAATCAAACAATGGCATCATCCCATTATGGATCGATTGGCGCCTTACCTTAGCTATGTAGGAGATGGCATTACGTATGGTTGTATAGTATTGGTAGCCATTTTAGTAGGAGCAAGCTACAGCAATATTTGCATCATGGCAGGGAGCTTTGGATTGATGTCTTGTGTAGTGCAACTCCTGTTCAAACGTGGCTTTTGTTCCCATCTGCTTAGGCCAACGGCATGCATTCCGTTGCATGCCCTGCATGTTGTAGCAGATGTTAAGCTAGAAAAGACGTTAACTTTTCCATCTGGACATGCTGCTACTATTTTTGTACTAGCATCTCTTATACAATTATTACATAATAAGCATAACAATGTTTTGTATACCTTTTCATTGCTGTTATTGGCGATACTGGTTTCTTATTCCAGAATTTATCTTTGTCAGCATTTTTACACAGATATTTATGCAGGGGCTTGTATTGGAACAGGCGCTTCATTGCTCGTATATGTTTGGGTAAACCAAACAAATATACACCTCTACTTAGGGCGTTTGGTGTATCATTTTATATACCGGAAGTAG
- a CDS encoding HU family DNA-binding protein, with translation MTTAEVISTISRRNGVDKKDIRSTMDELWRVIQDSIADNQRVHFSGFGSFFKKKRAKKIGRNISTNTAIVVEEHFIPSFKPSKAFATKIKMMV, from the coding sequence ATGACTACAGCAGAAGTAATATCGACTATTTCCCGTAGAAACGGCGTAGACAAAAAGGACATAAGGAGTACTATGGATGAATTATGGCGTGTAATTCAAGATTCTATAGCGGACAATCAGCGTGTACATTTTAGCGGATTTGGTAGCTTCTTTAAAAAGAAACGAGCAAAGAAAATTGGACGTAATATTAGTACCAATACAGCTATTGTAGTAGAAGAACACTTTATTCCATCTTTTAAACCTTCTAAAGCTTTTGCAACTAAGATTAAGATGATGGTTTAA
- a CDS encoding trigger factor: MDIQFNKMNPAHGIISITLHESDYKAIVEQQLKHYAQKVRLKGFRVGAVPLALVKKMHGQAILAEELRKIAYKALQDYVTEEAIPIFIEPLLVAVPMQLDLLQQDSFTFSYEVGLLAIDNVALGPPISVTEFEIESVEDALVDELIEGLQWVHGQALPLKESDVHALLQGSLTDSIYQQQIKVRIAVERVPSPLRAALIGCHVGDKVTITQAMLADHSPAFLGLTFREWAAFCKQEAVWSALFTIEKIAHVTPAELNIAFFNLLLGEGVADSQDAFRSAIVQVILKDKRMEAHYAFYESLREELFKYNQIALPEAFIKKWISVNNPNATAEEIAYYYTVEEANLKFEFILGSIVRNNNLAVTQSDVIEEAKRIYTDYAAHNLKNRELEESDIQGGLLSFLQKDSGKHYAQLHEKLSKNRAIAFIKQHIAVISQKVTAAQFDARLKI, encoded by the coding sequence TTGGATATTCAGTTTAATAAAATGAACCCTGCGCATGGGATTATTTCTATTACGTTGCATGAATCTGATTATAAAGCTATTGTTGAGCAACAGCTGAAGCATTATGCGCAGAAAGTTCGTTTAAAAGGTTTTAGGGTAGGGGCTGTTCCATTGGCATTAGTAAAAAAAATGCATGGGCAAGCTATCCTTGCAGAGGAGCTGCGGAAAATAGCTTACAAGGCTTTACAAGATTATGTTACAGAGGAAGCCATACCAATTTTTATAGAGCCATTATTGGTTGCGGTTCCCATGCAGCTTGATTTATTGCAACAGGATTCTTTTACTTTTTCTTATGAAGTGGGCTTGTTAGCCATAGATAATGTGGCATTGGGTCCCCCTATTTCTGTTACGGAATTTGAAATAGAATCGGTAGAGGATGCGCTTGTGGATGAACTCATAGAGGGCTTGCAGTGGGTACATGGCCAGGCCTTGCCGCTTAAGGAAAGCGATGTGCATGCGCTATTGCAGGGTAGCTTAACGGATAGTATATATCAACAGCAAATAAAAGTTCGTATAGCTGTGGAGCGTGTTCCTAGCCCTTTGCGTGCCGCTTTAATAGGGTGCCACGTGGGGGATAAGGTAACCATTACACAAGCAATGCTAGCAGACCATTCCCCTGCTTTTTTAGGTTTAACTTTTCGTGAATGGGCTGCTTTTTGTAAGCAGGAAGCAGTTTGGTCTGCTCTTTTTACTATAGAGAAGATCGCACATGTTACGCCGGCGGAGCTAAATATTGCCTTTTTTAATCTGCTTTTGGGGGAGGGTGTTGCTGATTCGCAAGATGCGTTTAGGTCAGCTATTGTGCAGGTTATCTTAAAGGATAAGCGCATGGAAGCACACTATGCCTTTTATGAAAGTTTGCGGGAGGAGCTGTTCAAGTATAATCAGATAGCATTGCCGGAAGCGTTTATTAAAAAATGGATTTCCGTGAATAATCCCAATGCAACAGCAGAAGAGATAGCCTATTACTATACTGTAGAGGAAGCGAACTTGAAATTTGAGTTTATACTAGGCAGTATTGTACGTAATAATAACTTGGCTGTTACGCAATCAGATGTAATAGAAGAGGCAAAGCGTATTTATACGGATTATGCTGCGCATAATTTAAAAAATAGAGAATTAGAAGAATCTGATATTCAAGGAGGTCTGTTATCTTTTTTACAAAAGGATAGTGGGAAGCATTATGCACAGCTGCATGAAAAATTGAGTAAAAATAGAGCCATAGCTTTTATTAAGCAGCATATTGCTGTAATAAGCCAAAAGGTTACAGCTGCACAGTTTGACGCCAGACTGAAAATATAA
- a CDS encoding 4'-phosphopantetheinyl transferase family protein, with product MLSVLDRWNHLELEENAIHIWYSLLPTLEVSVDGWLADFSKDEVEKAKKITSTQARVRYICARYMLRSILSMYLLQAPKSIQFAYTLYGKPYVCNPGVADVCFNVSHSNQCIVCAIAKKRAVGIDIEFLQSINFENIARRFFSHYEYRQLMHHTPPQQREKKFYSLWTCKEAFVKNIGQGLSYPLNAFTISIGPDQSAQLVVSARKDRGILEDYAIQIFSPHQAYLAAWVIQKPVKSIYRQYKWEKIMCYL from the coding sequence ATGTTGAGCGTGTTGGACAGATGGAATCATTTGGAATTGGAAGAGAATGCCATACATATCTGGTATAGCCTGCTTCCCACGCTTGAGGTATCGGTTGATGGTTGGTTAGCCGATTTTTCCAAAGATGAAGTAGAGAAGGCAAAAAAAATCACCTCTACTCAAGCAAGGGTGCGTTACATATGTGCAAGGTATATGTTGCGTTCGATCTTATCCATGTATTTGTTACAAGCGCCTAAGTCTATTCAATTTGCTTATACCTTGTATGGGAAACCTTATGTTTGTAATCCTGGCGTAGCAGATGTGTGCTTTAACGTATCTCACTCTAATCAATGTATTGTATGTGCCATTGCTAAAAAAAGAGCGGTTGGAATTGATATAGAATTTTTACAATCAATTAACTTTGAGAATATTGCTAGGAGATTTTTTTCTCATTATGAATACAGGCAATTAATGCATCATACCCCCCCTCAGCAGAGAGAAAAAAAGTTTTATAGCCTATGGACTTGCAAAGAGGCCTTTGTTAAAAATATAGGTCAAGGGTTATCCTATCCGTTGAATGCTTTTACTATCTCTATAGGCCCTGATCAAAGTGCTCAATTAGTAGTTAGCGCGAGAAAGGATAGGGGAATATTGGAAGATTATGCCATACAAATTTTTAGTCCGCATCAGGCATATTTAGCAGCTTGGGTTATTCAAAAACCTGTTAAAAGCATTTATCGGCAGTATAAATGGGAGAAAATAATGTGCTATTTATAA
- a CDS encoding DNA-3-methyladenine glycosylase, whose translation MILNRAFFLQKTNLVSTNLLGKVLCYRGLQGIITETESYIGVNDPACHAAKGFTKRTKVMFGPAGFSYVYLIYGMYHCLNIVTEALHFPAATLIRGIKLIHPPYTYLNGPGKLCKYLGIDRTHNAIDITDSKLFYIKDIGLQLPYQTTPRIGISKGIDKMWRYLVTQDTLMKTIPPNIQGYIDPDFPTPFSPIITNLPSSATL comes from the coding sequence ATGATTTTAAACAGAGCATTTTTTTTACAAAAAACCAATCTAGTAAGTACTAATTTACTGGGAAAGGTATTGTGCTATCGTGGCTTGCAAGGGATCATTACAGAAACGGAAAGTTATATTGGCGTGAATGACCCGGCTTGCCATGCAGCCAAAGGCTTTACCAAAAGAACCAAAGTTATGTTTGGTCCAGCTGGATTCAGCTATGTATATTTGATATATGGCATGTATCATTGTTTAAATATTGTCACAGAAGCATTGCATTTCCCAGCAGCTACTTTAATTAGGGGTATTAAACTTATACATCCTCCCTATACCTATTTAAATGGACCAGGAAAACTCTGTAAATATTTAGGAATTGATAGAACGCACAATGCCATAGATATTACTGACTCTAAACTGTTCTATATTAAGGATATAGGATTACAATTGCCTTACCAAACTACGCCTAGAATAGGTATCTCAAAAGGAATAGACAAAATGTGGCGTTACCTCGTTACGCAGGATACATTAATGAAAACAATACCACCGAACATCCAGGGATACATAGACCCGGACTTCCCTACTCCATTTTCACCAATAATAACCAATCTACCTTCGTCAGCTACTCTTTAA
- the dut gene encoding dUTP diphosphatase translates to MRIPIINYSHHPLPAYATLGASGMDVRAFIPLPISLEPGQRKAIDTGIAIALPAGYEAQVRPRSGLALQQGITVLNSPGTIDADYRGVIKVLLINLGNESFVIQDGDRIAQLVVACYTTVVWQEVTLLAPTDRGEGGYGSTGRS, encoded by the coding sequence ATGCGTATTCCTATTATCAATTATTCGCATCATCCTTTACCTGCTTATGCCACGTTAGGGGCTAGTGGGATGGATGTACGTGCTTTTATTCCGTTGCCGATTAGCTTAGAGCCTGGTCAACGTAAGGCCATTGACACGGGGATAGCTATTGCGTTGCCAGCAGGGTATGAGGCCCAGGTGAGGCCACGCAGTGGTTTGGCATTGCAGCAAGGCATAACCGTTCTAAATAGTCCAGGTACGATAGATGCCGATTATAGGGGAGTCATTAAAGTGTTGCTGATTAACTTAGGGAATGAATCTTTTGTAATACAAGATGGGGATAGAATTGCTCAGTTGGTTGTTGCGTGTTATACAACGGTTGTATGGCAGGAGGTAACGCTACTAGCGCCAACAGATAGAGGAGAGGGGGGATATGGTAGTACAGGAAGGAGCTAG
- a CDS encoding sodium:solute symporter family protein: MELFNNLPFIMVIGFLLLTLVVGLYYSRKVKTLREYAVGNKDFATATLVATMLATNFGGGGLLRNVEQTYAKGLFWILFGLFSSAIGFWLLTPLMLRMGPFMQHLSLAESIGNAYGRLPRLVTALVSIIRSTLAVAMQIIAITTAIEVCINLSGSENEKMLQASITVLATLILILYSMFGGIRSVTFTDVLQFITFTAIIPLVAWFLFKSTNKSMVAVASILQKEPRFQLSTCLHAGKLLAIIALFLTSLASNITPTTIQRIYMASSPMQARKLFVYAGFFSLIITGSITLIALLLFVKAPTLSVAEIWPHIFTNIPSIFKGLVAISLLAMAMSTADSKLNTCAVLVSHDIVGSIQATKGIADKHKLGLARLTVLTMGIHAMLLVFQRRDLLSLLMFGFDVSVPIITAPFLLAVYGFRSSSRTALIGMATGILAIFAWNRWIQPMAGINGAFPCMLANGLAMLLAHYLLPQPAGTGWVAPDKMYQ; encoded by the coding sequence ATGGAACTATTCAATAATCTGCCCTTTATAATGGTAATAGGGTTTCTGTTATTAACCCTAGTAGTAGGGCTCTATTACAGTAGGAAAGTAAAGACGTTACGGGAATATGCAGTAGGAAATAAGGATTTTGCTACGGCTACGCTGGTGGCAACTATGTTGGCCACTAACTTTGGCGGAGGAGGTTTATTACGTAACGTGGAACAAACCTATGCAAAGGGACTTTTCTGGATACTATTTGGCTTATTTTCTTCTGCTATTGGTTTTTGGCTATTAACTCCTTTGATGTTGCGCATGGGGCCCTTTATGCAGCATCTTTCTTTAGCAGAAAGCATAGGGAATGCCTATGGTAGACTGCCTAGATTGGTTACTGCTTTGGTTTCCATTATTAGAAGCACTCTCGCAGTGGCTATGCAAATTATTGCTATTACCACAGCCATTGAGGTATGTATCAATTTAAGTGGTAGTGAAAACGAAAAGATGCTACAAGCTAGCATAACGGTACTAGCTACGCTTATACTTATCCTCTATTCCATGTTTGGTGGCATTCGTTCGGTTACCTTTACGGACGTATTACAGTTTATAACTTTTACGGCTATTATTCCCTTGGTAGCCTGGTTTCTATTTAAGTCAACCAACAAATCAATGGTAGCGGTAGCTTCCATCTTGCAAAAAGAACCAAGATTTCAATTAAGTACTTGTTTGCATGCAGGTAAACTATTGGCAATAATTGCATTGTTTCTAACCAGTTTAGCTTCTAATATAACACCCACTACTATACAGCGGATCTATATGGCTTCTAGTCCTATGCAGGCTAGAAAATTATTTGTATATGCTGGTTTTTTCAGTCTAATAATAACAGGTTCTATAACTTTAATAGCACTTTTACTTTTTGTTAAAGCGCCAACATTATCAGTAGCTGAAATTTGGCCCCATATATTTACAAACATTCCCTCTATTTTTAAAGGACTCGTTGCCATTAGTTTATTAGCGATGGCCATGTCTACGGCTGATTCTAAGTTAAATACTTGTGCTGTCCTGGTAAGCCATGATATCGTAGGTAGCATACAAGCTACCAAAGGGATAGCAGATAAGCATAAGCTTGGCTTGGCGAGATTAACTGTTTTAACAATGGGCATCCATGCTATGTTATTGGTCTTTCAAAGAAGGGATTTGCTTTCCTTATTGATGTTTGGTTTTGATGTTTCTGTTCCCATCATAACAGCTCCTTTTCTCTTGGCTGTGTATGGTTTTCGTAGCAGTTCCCGTACAGCGTTAATAGGAATGGCTACTGGGATATTAGCTATTTTTGCTTGGAACCGTTGGATTCAACCCATGGCTGGTATCAATGGCGCTTTCCCCTGTATGCTAGCCAACGGTCTGGCGATGCTACTTGCCCACTACCTGTTGCCGCAACCAGCAGGAACCGGCTGGGTAGCTCCTGATAAAATGTACCAATGA
- a CDS encoding DUF3108 domain-containing protein: MRYIQKLGSSFLLLVGILCVQLQMAHTAVLPFQLGEALTYHAYFFGIQAGTATMQVDDQVHSCNEQSCYKIQVKGISNKAVALLGFKVSHSYESYLDVDARPHKFFARIQDNDYIREESINFDYKGKKANMTVAESTHNMKQVENYFPFGSDEAPIWDMVSMICALRSIDVSKLEVGQHLSFGFLLDGRAMQEGILFLGKKTITTKLGSILTNVFAPIIPTKGTIFAGERPIELFIADDAHKVPIKLRVNLIVGSVEMELASYKGLNGILFPENQ, encoded by the coding sequence GTGCGTTATATACAAAAATTAGGGAGCTCCTTTCTTCTGCTTGTGGGCATATTGTGCGTGCAGCTACAGATGGCCCATACAGCAGTATTGCCTTTTCAACTAGGGGAGGCGTTAACCTATCATGCGTATTTTTTTGGCATACAGGCAGGTACTGCTACCATGCAGGTAGATGATCAGGTACATTCCTGTAATGAGCAGAGCTGTTATAAAATACAAGTAAAGGGTATTTCTAATAAAGCGGTGGCTTTATTAGGGTTTAAGGTCTCCCACAGCTATGAGAGCTATCTCGATGTGGATGCGCGTCCACATAAGTTTTTTGCCCGTATTCAAGATAATGATTATATAAGAGAAGAATCAATTAATTTTGATTATAAGGGCAAAAAAGCTAATATGACAGTAGCAGAATCGACGCATAACATGAAACAAGTAGAGAATTATTTTCCGTTTGGCAGTGATGAAGCTCCTATATGGGATATGGTTAGTATGATTTGTGCGCTTCGTTCTATTGATGTTTCCAAGTTAGAAGTTGGGCAGCATTTATCCTTTGGGTTTCTATTGGATGGTCGAGCAATGCAGGAAGGGATTCTTTTTTTAGGAAAAAAAACAATTACCACGAAGTTAGGTAGCATTTTAACCAATGTTTTCGCTCCGATTATTCCTACGAAAGGAACTATTTTTGCCGGGGAACGGCCTATAGAGCTATTTATTGCGGATGATGCGCATAAAGTTCCCATTAAACTAAGGGTAAATCTGATAGTGGGCAGCGTAGAGATGGAACTTGCCAGCTATAAAGGGTTAAATGGAATTCTCTTTCCTGAAAACCAATAG
- a CDS encoding DUF4293 family protein: MSTICLWPTIEIITMLQRIQSVYLGIIGIAMLFFLRLVWPIIGEVSRGDVCHAGRLLYSFSIAAVCLACFSIILTAYAIKRHDNRQLQFRLVCGLLLMLFLLTLLNVLCIYIQPASKWTYSLLCLISVGVFPLLAMYRIRKDDRLVRDDHLR, from the coding sequence ATGTCTACTATATGCCTATGGCCCACAATTGAAATAATTACCATGCTGCAGCGCATTCAATCGGTGTATTTAGGCATCATTGGTATAGCTATGCTTTTTTTCCTTAGGCTTGTGTGGCCTATAATAGGAGAAGTAAGTAGAGGCGATGTATGCCATGCAGGTAGGTTGCTGTATAGCTTCTCTATTGCTGCTGTTTGTTTGGCTTGTTTCAGTATAATACTAACAGCTTATGCTATTAAGCGGCATGATAATAGGCAGCTACAGTTTCGTTTGGTCTGTGGCCTGTTGCTGATGCTGTTCTTGTTAACATTGCTGAACGTGCTATGTATCTATATCCAGCCAGCTAGTAAATGGACCTATAGCTTGCTATGTCTTATATCCGTTGGCGTTTTCCCTCTTTTGGCCATGTATCGTATTAGAAAGGATGATAGGTTGGTACGGGATGATCACTTGAGATAA
- a CDS encoding ABC transporter ATP-binding protein, producing the protein MAISKKTNIIPRNIFAFILYFMNQQRAGFSLMFLTNIIWAANNALYPYFTKVLVDKMTKLTPGIERPMRLLALPLVGIILCFSISEIFARIYGLLVIYVWPQFRKNIRMSLFSYAQGHAHSYFITHLTGGLAHKIAELPRACENIVSTLLGSFFSTLLGFCISLCILLFKTPIIFSIILFSFVLLFVAITFVNMRTIKEMAIHHAEAISTLDGQTVDSLSCMLTVRLFARTTHERDYLQKYQAHEIKQSQKAAKAIQVDYAWKGLLSFLFISITFYTLVHRWNHKRISIGDVTLIASTFAYIMGSIWHSHFHLIQLAKEIGVSKAALSILSEPHSMTHAPTEKSLCVTAGSIHFKGVSFGYIPGLNIFNQLSVTIKGKQKIGLVGYSGSGKSTFINLLLRLYDLNKGNILIDNQDISCVSPTSLYKQIAVIPQNPILFHRTIFENIQYGRLDATEAEVLEAARLAYCDEFVQHLEKGWETIIGERGAKLSGGQQQRIAIARAILKNAPILIMDEATSSLDSITEHLIQTNLKDFMQQCTTLVIAHRLSTLNHMDRILVLHQGRIIEDGPMPELLAKKGHFSRLWQTQAGGLLPALEHG; encoded by the coding sequence ATGGCCATATCCAAGAAAACAAACATTATCCCACGCAATATTTTTGCATTTATCTTGTATTTCATGAATCAGCAGCGGGCTGGCTTTAGTTTAATGTTCTTAACCAACATCATTTGGGCTGCTAATAATGCATTGTACCCCTACTTTACTAAGGTATTGGTGGATAAAATGACCAAACTCACGCCAGGTATTGAGCGTCCCATGCGGCTACTGGCGCTTCCCCTGGTGGGGATCATTCTATGCTTCTCCATTTCTGAAATTTTCGCTAGGATCTATGGTCTTTTAGTGATCTATGTTTGGCCTCAATTCCGAAAAAACATCCGTATGAGCCTCTTCTCCTACGCACAAGGCCATGCGCACAGCTATTTTATAACACATCTTACAGGCGGACTGGCTCATAAAATTGCAGAACTGCCACGGGCTTGTGAAAATATCGTAAGCACGCTTTTGGGTTCTTTCTTCTCAACATTACTGGGTTTTTGTATATCATTGTGTATTTTGCTCTTTAAAACCCCTATTATATTTAGTATCATTTTATTTAGTTTTGTACTACTTTTTGTAGCCATAACATTTGTAAACATGCGTACCATCAAAGAAATGGCTATCCATCATGCAGAAGCTATTTCCACATTAGATGGGCAAACAGTAGATAGTTTAAGCTGTATGCTTACTGTCCGTTTATTTGCACGTACTACCCATGAACGAGATTACCTACAAAAATACCAAGCGCATGAAATTAAACAGTCTCAAAAAGCTGCTAAGGCCATTCAAGTAGATTATGCCTGGAAAGGCTTACTCTCTTTCCTATTTATTTCGATTACTTTTTACACATTGGTTCATAGATGGAACCATAAACGGATTTCCATAGGCGATGTGACGCTTATTGCTTCGACTTTTGCCTATATCATGGGGTCCATTTGGCATAGCCACTTTCATCTTATACAGCTTGCCAAAGAAATTGGGGTTTCAAAAGCAGCCCTCTCTATTTTAAGCGAACCACATAGTATGACACATGCACCTACTGAAAAATCCTTATGCGTTACAGCGGGTAGCATTCATTTTAAAGGGGTTTCCTTTGGTTATATACCCGGATTAAATATATTTAATCAACTTTCTGTTACAATCAAAGGAAAACAAAAGATTGGATTAGTAGGATACTCTGGCTCTGGGAAATCTACTTTTATCAATCTGTTATTGCGGTTGTATGATCTCAATAAAGGCAATATATTAATTGATAATCAAGATATTTCATGTGTTTCACCGACTTCTTTATATAAGCAAATTGCCGTTATTCCACAGAATCCTATTCTTTTTCATCGTACTATTTTCGAAAACATTCAGTATGGGCGTTTAGACGCAACTGAAGCAGAAGTTTTAGAGGCAGCCAGATTGGCGTACTGCGACGAATTTGTCCAGCATTTAGAAAAGGGATGGGAAACTATAATTGGAGAGCGTGGTGCAAAACTTTCTGGTGGACAGCAGCAACGTATTGCTATTGCACGTGCTATTTTAAAAAACGCACCCATACTGATTATGGATGAGGCAACCTCTTCATTAGATTCTATTACAGAGCATCTTATTCAAACTAACCTAAAAGATTTCATGCAGCAGTGTACTACCCTGGTTATTGCCCATCGTTTGTCTACTTTAAATCACATGGATCGAATCTTAGTACTGCACCAAGGTAGGATTATCGAAGATGGCCCTATGCCAGAGCTATTAGCTAAAAAGGGGCATTTTTCCCGTCTTTGGCAAACACAAGCAGGTGGACTGCTTCCAGCATTAGAGCATGGGTAA
- the gatA gene encoding Asp-tRNA(Asn)/Glu-tRNA(Gln) amidotransferase subunit GatA — MVNIPSYLNSFYLLRPLLYTQALTLQTVVAQFLQQVQAQRALNAFIKVYEQEATQRAALIDQKIAAGKAAPLAGMVVGLKDMISYKDHPLQAGSKILTNYIAPFHATVTQRLLEADALILGHQNCDEFGMGSSSENTYFGTVRNPLDRTRVAGGSSGGSAAAVKANMCHVSIGTDTGGSVRQPAAFCGLVGLKPSYGKISRYGVVAYASSLDTVGILAHTVADCATVLEVLAGPDGLDAMVVPYKTASHNAEAQQKNNYTIACLTETLHHDGLQPAIKARTLRSLACLQSEGNQVTHLHFELLKYALPTYYILTNAEASTNLARFDGIRYGYRGSDAVTLEEVYSKTRTEGFAKEVKKRIMLGTFVLSNGQYEAYYGKALKVRNLIKKALQEILSQYDFILLPTTTTTAFPINSFEHNPLSMYWADLYTVLASVAGLPALSLPNGVDENNLPIGIQIIGNYLEEEKLLAFARYLQSIQADSYPSIQKK, encoded by the coding sequence ATGGTTAATATTCCTTCTTATCTCAATTCTTTTTATTTACTTCGTCCTTTACTCTATACGCAGGCGCTTACGCTTCAGACAGTTGTTGCGCAATTTTTGCAGCAAGTACAAGCACAAAGAGCGTTAAATGCTTTTATAAAGGTTTATGAGCAAGAAGCAACCCAGCGTGCAGCGCTCATTGATCAGAAAATAGCAGCAGGCAAAGCTGCTCCCTTAGCGGGTATGGTTGTTGGGTTAAAGGATATGATTAGCTACAAAGATCATCCTTTGCAAGCAGGCAGTAAAATTTTGACCAATTATATAGCCCCCTTTCATGCTACGGTTACCCAGCGGCTTTTAGAAGCAGATGCATTGATCCTAGGTCATCAGAACTGCGATGAATTTGGGATGGGGTCCTCTTCAGAGAATACGTATTTTGGTACCGTACGGAATCCTTTAGATAGGACACGTGTAGCAGGAGGATCTTCTGGAGGGTCTGCTGCAGCTGTCAAGGCCAATATGTGCCATGTTTCCATTGGAACGGATACAGGTGGCTCTGTTAGGCAGCCAGCGGCCTTTTGTGGGTTAGTAGGATTGAAGCCTTCGTATGGAAAAATTTCCAGATATGGCGTAGTAGCTTATGCTTCTTCTTTAGACACAGTAGGCATTCTAGCGCATACGGTAGCAGATTGTGCAACGGTGCTAGAGGTGCTAGCAGGTCCGGATGGCTTAGATGCTATGGTAGTGCCTTACAAAACTGCTTCCCATAACGCTGAAGCACAGCAGAAAAATAACTATACCATTGCTTGTTTAACAGAAACATTGCATCATGATGGGTTACAGCCAGCGATCAAGGCCCGTACGTTGCGTAGTCTGGCTTGTTTACAGAGCGAGGGGAATCAAGTCACACATCTTCATTTTGAATTGTTAAAGTATGCATTACCTACCTATTACATTTTGACTAATGCAGAGGCGAGTACCAATTTAGCCCGTTTTGACGGTATACGCTATGGTTATAGGGGTAGTGATGCGGTTACATTGGAAGAAGTATACAGCAAAACTAGGACAGAAGGCTTTGCAAAGGAAGTCAAAAAGCGTATTATGTTAGGGACCTTTGTGTTGAGTAATGGCCAGTATGAAGCCTATTATGGGAAGGCGTTGAAAGTACGTAATTTGATCAAAAAAGCGTTGCAAGAGATTTTAAGCCAGTATGATTTTATTCTATTGCCTACAACTACTACCACTGCTTTTCCAATTAATAGTTTTGAACATAATCCATTGTCTATGTATTGGGCTGATCTCTATACCGTATTAGCTTCCGTTGCAGGTTTACCTGCCCTCTCATTGCCCAATGGGGTAGATGAAAATAATTTACCCATTGGTATACAGATTATAGGTAACTATTTGGAAGAAGAAAAATTGCTTGCCTTTGCCCGTTACCTACAGTCTATACAAGCAGATAGCTATCCATCTATACAAAAAAAATAG